In Ruminococcaceae bacterium BL-6, a genomic segment contains:
- a CDS encoding Glycosyl transferase family 2: protein MDLSIVMVNFNTKELTAQAVSSILECSPKLSYEIVVVDNSADPRQSYRDSRPNVSVLGGVENRGFGNACNIGAKHSGGKYVLFLNSDTLMHPGTLEECAAYLERHPEAGALGERTLLADGTLDHACKRGFPTPSAAFYYFAGWDKKHPGSRKYGAYRASWLDERSVGEVDSVAGSFLMMPRKVFLEVGGFDESFFMYGEDLDLCYRVKEAGYRVVYYGKASITHLKGQSGLHTRSKTVAFYFYDAMRLFYRKHYAKRYGILVSAAVYAAIRLKYRLTLAKLKREGIA from the coding sequence ATGGATTTATCGATCGTAATGGTCAATTTCAATACGAAGGAGCTGACCGCGCAGGCCGTTTCCTCCATCCTGGAATGCTCCCCGAAGCTGTCCTATGAGATCGTCGTCGTCGACAACAGCGCCGACCCGCGGCAGAGCTATCGGGACAGCCGCCCGAACGTCTCCGTGCTGGGCGGGGTGGAGAACAGGGGCTTTGGGAACGCCTGCAACATCGGTGCGAAACATTCCGGCGGAAAGTACGTCCTGTTTCTCAATTCCGATACGCTGATGCATCCCGGCACGCTGGAGGAGTGCGCTGCCTATCTGGAAAGGCACCCCGAAGCCGGGGCGCTCGGCGAGCGCACGCTGCTCGCCGACGGAACGCTCGACCACGCCTGCAAGCGCGGGTTCCCGACCCCTTCGGCCGCCTTCTACTATTTCGCGGGCTGGGACAAAAAGCACCCGGGCAGCAGGAAATACGGCGCTTACCGGGCTTCCTGGCTCGACGAGCGTTCCGTCGGCGAGGTCGATTCCGTCGCCGGCTCTTTTCTGATGATGCCGAGGAAGGTGTTCCTGGAGGTCGGCGGCTTCGACGAATCGTTCTTTATGTACGGCGAAGATCTGGACCTGTGCTACCGGGTCAAAGAAGCGGGTTATCGGGTCGTCTACTACGGAAAGGCGTCCATCACCCATCTGAAGGGGCAGAGCGGGCTGCATACCAGGTCGAAAACAGTGGCGTTCTATTTTTACGACGCGATGCGTCTGTTCTATCGAAAGCATTACGCGAAGCGGTACGGCATTCTGGTTTCGGCCGCCGTCTACGCGGCGATCCGGCTGAAATACCGGCTTACCCTTGCCAAATTGAAACGGGAGGGGATCGCTTGA
- a CDS encoding Alpha-L-Rha alpha-1,3-L-rhamnosyltransferase: MIAILMAAYNGERYIAEQIESILNQTETGWKLTVRDDCSRDATLSVIRRYGEKYPERIRILETEKNSGSAKNNFFRLMEDTDGDYAMFSDDDDVWLPEKIQTTLLKMKELERNFGADAPLLVHTDLKVADENLRMISPSLFRMQNLKGNRDRLANLLSQNIVTGCTVMANRALIRTVLWAGIPEHAVMHDWWLALVAAGFGGIGFVDTPTALYRQHGNNEVGAKNSGDLRYNLRRFFDPAQVRSALDGTYVQAREFYVKYGKKLKENDRAALEAYCSIPEKSKWGRLAAIGKYGFWKTGFYRKLGQIWFS; the protein is encoded by the coding sequence TTGATTGCCATCCTGATGGCCGCGTACAACGGCGAAAGGTATATTGCGGAGCAGATCGAATCTATTCTGAATCAGACGGAAACCGGCTGGAAGCTGACCGTGCGGGACGACTGCTCCCGGGACGCGACCCTGAGCGTCATCCGCCGGTATGGAGAGAAATACCCGGAAAGAATCAGGATTCTGGAAACGGAAAAAAATTCCGGGAGCGCAAAAAACAATTTTTTCCGCCTGATGGAAGACACGGACGGCGACTACGCCATGTTCAGCGACGACGACGACGTCTGGCTGCCGGAAAAAATACAAACGACCCTTTTGAAAATGAAGGAGCTGGAGCGGAATTTCGGCGCGGATGCCCCCCTTCTGGTCCACACGGATTTAAAGGTCGCGGATGAAAACCTGCGGATGATCTCGCCGTCGCTGTTCCGGATGCAGAATTTAAAGGGAAACCGTGACCGCCTGGCCAATCTGCTTTCCCAGAATATCGTCACCGGCTGCACCGTGATGGCGAACCGTGCTTTGATCCGCACGGTTCTGTGGGCGGGAATCCCGGAGCATGCGGTCATGCACGACTGGTGGCTGGCGCTGGTCGCCGCCGGCTTCGGCGGGATCGGCTTTGTGGATACGCCCACGGCCCTGTACCGCCAGCATGGAAATAACGAGGTGGGCGCGAAAAACTCCGGCGATCTTCGTTACAATCTCCGCCGCTTTTTTGATCCGGCGCAGGTCAGGAGCGCCCTTGACGGCACGTATGTCCAGGCGCGCGAATTTTATGTAAAATATGGGAAAAAGCTCAAAGAAAATGACAGGGCCGCCCTGGAGGCATATTGCTCCATCCCGGAGAAAAGCAAGTGGGGCCGCCTTGCGGCGATAGGGAAGTACGGTTTCTGGAAAACGGGATTTTACAGAAAGCTGGGGCAGATCTGGTTTTCATAA
- the rmlA gene encoding glucose-1-phosphate thymidylyltransferase (Evidence 2a : Function from experimental evidences in other organisms; PubMedId : 14253441, 5833803, 7517390, 7517391; Product type e : enzyme), with protein MGTGEEFTMKGIILAGGSGTRLYPLTLVTSKQLLPVYDKPMIYYPLSTLMLAGIRDILVISTPQDLPNFQRLFGGGEGLGIHLSYREQPSPDGLAQAFLLGEPFIAGDPCAMILGDNIFYGNGLVGHLRSAAQQTRGATVFGYYVEDPERFGVVEFDKAGRAVSLEEKPARAKSNYAVTGLYFYDGRVCEYAKRLKPSARGELEITDLNRIYLEQGDLNVVTLGRGFAWLDTGTVNALNEASEFVKVIETREGIKISAPEEIAYRNGWISGQSLLDAAEKYGKSAYGIHLKRVAEGKIIY; from the coding sequence ATGGGAACAGGAGAGGAATTTACCATGAAGGGGATTATTCTGGCGGGCGGAAGCGGAACCAGGCTTTACCCGCTGACTCTCGTCACTTCAAAGCAGCTGCTTCCGGTTTATGACAAGCCGATGATTTACTATCCGCTTTCGACCCTGATGCTCGCCGGAATCCGGGATATTCTGGTGATATCGACGCCTCAGGATCTTCCGAATTTTCAGCGGCTGTTCGGCGGCGGCGAAGGCCTGGGCATCCACCTTTCCTATCGGGAGCAGCCTTCGCCGGATGGGCTTGCCCAGGCGTTCCTTTTGGGGGAGCCGTTTATTGCGGGCGACCCCTGTGCCATGATTCTGGGCGACAATATTTTTTACGGAAACGGCCTGGTCGGGCATTTGAGATCGGCGGCCCAACAGACCAGGGGCGCCACGGTATTCGGATATTATGTGGAAGACCCGGAACGGTTCGGCGTCGTGGAGTTTGACAAAGCCGGAAGGGCCGTTTCCTTGGAGGAAAAGCCCGCCCGGGCGAAGTCGAACTATGCGGTGACGGGCCTTTATTTTTATGACGGCCGCGTCTGCGAATACGCGAAGCGGTTAAAGCCCTCGGCCCGCGGGGAGCTGGAAATCACGGATCTGAACCGGATCTATCTGGAACAGGGCGATTTGAACGTCGTTACGCTTGGCCGCGGGTTCGCGTGGCTCGATACCGGAACGGTCAACGCCCTGAACGAGGCGTCGGAATTTGTCAAGGTGATCGAAACGAGAGAAGGCATCAAGATTTCCGCCCCGGAGGAGATCGCGTACCGGAATGGCTGGATTTCCGGACAGAGCCTTCTGGATGCCGCCGAAAAGTACGGAAAATCCGCCTATGGAATCCATCTGAAACGGGTGGCGGAAGGAAAAATCATCTATTAA
- the rmlC gene encoding dTDP-4-deoxyrhamnose-3,5-epimerase (Evidence 2a : Function from experimental evidences in other organisms; PubMedId : 7517390, 7517391; Product type e : enzyme): MNFIKTDLLDVYILEPKVFGDSRGWFMESWNQRTMEQAGLFYHFVQDNQSFSARKGTLRGLHFQKGEDSQAKLVRCARGAVFDVAVDLRKGSPTYQKWTGVELSAENKRQFLIPRGFAHGFLTLTDNVEFLYKADRFYAPEADRSIRWNDPEIGVDWGITDPILSEKDRKAPSFADCDADFQYEVKK; encoded by the coding sequence TTGAATTTCATAAAAACGGATCTTCTGGATGTTTACATATTGGAGCCGAAAGTCTTCGGGGACAGCCGCGGCTGGTTCATGGAGAGCTGGAACCAGAGGACGATGGAGCAGGCCGGGCTTTTTTATCACTTTGTCCAGGATAACCAGTCCTTTTCCGCCCGGAAGGGTACCCTGAGAGGGCTGCATTTCCAAAAGGGGGAGGATTCCCAGGCAAAGCTGGTGCGCTGTGCCAGAGGGGCGGTTTTCGACGTGGCCGTCGACCTGAGGAAGGGCTCCCCCACCTATCAAAAATGGACGGGCGTGGAGCTGTCGGCGGAAAACAAGCGGCAGTTCCTGATCCCGCGCGGGTTTGCCCACGGTTTTCTGACGCTGACCGACAATGTGGAATTCCTGTATAAAGCCGACCGCTTTTACGCGCCGGAGGCCGACCGCAGCATCCGCTGGAACGACCCGGAGATCGGGGTGGATTGGGGGATCACGGACCCGATTCTGTCGGAAAAGGACCGGAAGGCGCCTTCCTTTGCGGACTGCGACGCAGATTTTCAATATGAGGTGAAGAAATGA
- the spsJ gene encoding dTDP-glucose 4,6-dehydratase (Evidence 2a : Function from experimental evidences in other organisms; PubMedId : 22960854; Product type e : enzyme): MKLLITGGAGFIGGNFIHYVLRNDPQDQVVCLDALTYAGNLETLADVMDDPNFTFVHGDISDRDAVYRLFEEEKPDVVVNFAAESHVDRSIENPGLFLHTNILGTGVLMDACRKYGIKRFHQVSTDEVYGDLPFDRPDLFFTEETPLHTSSPYSASKASADLLALAYHRTFRLPVTISRCSNNYGPYQFPEKLIPLMIANALNDKPLPVYGKGRNVRDWLYVEDHCAAIDLILREGREGEIYNIGGHNERTNLQVVGAILKELGKPESLIRFVTDRPGHDRRYAIDPAKIHGELGWEPATGFGDGIRRTVRWYLENRPWWEHIISGEYQNYYAKMYGNR; the protein is encoded by the coding sequence ATGAAGCTGTTGATTACGGGCGGCGCCGGGTTCATCGGCGGAAACTTCATCCATTATGTTTTGAGAAATGACCCGCAGGATCAAGTCGTCTGCCTGGACGCCCTGACGTATGCCGGAAACCTGGAAACGCTCGCCGATGTGATGGACGACCCGAATTTTACCTTTGTGCACGGCGACATCTCGGACCGGGATGCCGTGTACCGGCTGTTTGAAGAGGAAAAGCCGGATGTCGTGGTCAATTTTGCCGCGGAGAGCCACGTGGACCGTTCCATTGAAAATCCGGGGCTGTTTCTGCACACCAATATTCTGGGGACCGGCGTTTTGATGGATGCCTGCCGCAAGTACGGCATCAAGAGATTCCACCAGGTTTCTACCGATGAAGTCTATGGGGACCTGCCGTTCGACAGGCCCGATTTGTTTTTTACGGAAGAAACGCCGCTGCATACCTCCAGCCCCTACTCCGCCTCGAAGGCTTCGGCCGACCTGCTGGCGCTGGCCTATCACCGCACGTTCCGGCTTCCGGTCACCATCTCGCGCTGCTCCAACAATTACGGGCCCTATCAGTTCCCCGAAAAACTGATCCCGCTGATGATCGCGAACGCGCTGAACGATAAGCCCCTTCCGGTTTATGGAAAAGGGCGGAACGTGCGCGACTGGCTTTATGTGGAGGACCACTGCGCCGCGATCGACCTGATCCTGCGCGAAGGGCGCGAAGGGGAGATCTACAACATCGGCGGCCACAACGAGCGCACGAACCTGCAGGTGGTCGGGGCGATCCTAAAGGAGCTCGGCAAGCCGGAAAGCCTGATCCGCTTTGTCACCGACCGGCCGGGCCACGACCGCCGCTACGCGATTGACCCGGCGAAAATCCACGGGGAGCTGGGATGGGAGCCCGCCACGGGATTCGGGGACGGAATACGGAGAACGGTGCGATGGTATCTCGAAAACCGCCCGTGGTGGGAGCATATCATCAGCGGGGAATACCAAAATTATTATGCGAAAATGTATGGGAACAGGTGA
- the spsK gene encoding putative dTDP-4-dehydrorhamnose reductase (Evidence 3 : Putative function from multiple computational evidences; Product type e : enzyme) — MKILVTGVKGQLGYDVMKVLRARNIPCVGADLEQFDITDAKGARTFIQNCAPDAVIHCSAYTAVDRAEENPEACAAVNADGPRNIAEACKKIGAKMVYISTDYVFPGTGERAYETDDPKGPLNVYGRTKLGGEEAVRAILGRYFIIRISWVFGKNGSNFIRTMLRLGKEKGAVNVVCDQIGSPTYTADLAPLLCNMVTTEKYGTYHATNEGYCSWAELAAEVFRQAGYPTKVNPVPTSAYPAKAKRPFNSRLSKRSLDEAGFARLPDWRDAVSRYLRELGE; from the coding sequence ATGAAAATACTGGTGACGGGAGTCAAAGGCCAATTGGGTTATGATGTGATGAAAGTGCTGAGGGCGAGGAATATCCCCTGCGTCGGCGCGGATCTCGAGCAGTTCGACATCACGGATGCCAAAGGCGCCCGAACGTTCATTCAGAACTGTGCCCCCGACGCCGTGATTCACTGTTCGGCTTATACGGCGGTGGACAGGGCGGAGGAAAATCCGGAGGCCTGCGCGGCGGTGAATGCGGACGGGCCCCGCAATATTGCCGAGGCGTGCAAAAAAATCGGGGCGAAAATGGTGTATATCAGCACCGACTATGTCTTTCCGGGAACCGGGGAGAGAGCCTATGAGACGGATGACCCGAAAGGGCCGCTCAATGTGTACGGCCGCACGAAGCTCGGCGGGGAAGAAGCCGTCCGGGCGATTCTCGGCCGGTATTTCATCATCCGCATTTCGTGGGTGTTCGGAAAGAACGGCAGTAATTTCATCAGGACGATGCTGCGCCTCGGGAAAGAAAAGGGAGCGGTGAACGTCGTCTGCGATCAGATCGGCTCCCCCACTTATACGGCGGATTTGGCGCCGCTGCTTTGCAATATGGTGACGACGGAAAAATACGGCACCTATCACGCGACGAACGAGGGATACTGCAGCTGGGCGGAGCTGGCCGCCGAGGTTTTCCGGCAGGCGGGGTATCCGACGAAAGTGAATCCGGTCCCGACTTCCGCGTATCCGGCAAAGGCGAAACGGCCGTTCAATTCCAGGCTGAGCAAGAGAAGCCTGGACGAAGCCGGATTCGCGCGGCTGCCGGACTGGCGGGACGCGGTGAGCAGGTATCTGAGAGAACTGGGAGAATGA